Proteins from one Gossypium raimondii isolate GPD5lz chromosome 8, ASM2569854v1, whole genome shotgun sequence genomic window:
- the LOC105791442 gene encoding peter Pan-like protein — protein sequence MARFHNRKKKVFVKPIVKKQQQQQPNVDHITGNKIPKSFVFSRGKLPGPLRQLQMDLRKLMLPYTALKLKEKKRNNLKDFLNVAGPMGVTHFLILSKTETSPVLRVAKTPQGPTLTFKIDEYSLAVDISQSQLRPRCPQDLFKNPPLIVLSGFAAADEQLRLTTTMFKNIFPDIDINTVKLSSCQRIVLLNYNKDTKLIDFRHYSIRLQPVGVSRRIRKFVQNHQVPDLRNLQDVSDFVTKAGYGSESEADEEAATVTLTSDLSRVNRASTKSAVKLQEIGPRMTLQLTKIEGGLCAGEVMFSEYGNGGNKKKPGNEEGNEKEDGENDGQMEDSDEDDEADNEEDMEEGEED from the exons ATGGCTCGTTTCCATAAC agaaagaaGAAGGTTTTTGTTAAGCCAATTGTCAAAAAGCAGCAGCAACAGCAACCGAATGTAGACCATATCACAGGGAATAAAATCCCGAAGAGTTTTGTGTTTTCGAGGGGGAAGCTTCCTGGTCCTCTTAGGCAACTTCAAATGGATTTGAGAAAATTGATGCTTCCTTATACTGCTCTCAAACTCAAG GAGAAGAAAAGGAACAATCTGAAAGACTTTTTGAATGTTGCAGGGCCAATGGGTGTAACCCATTTCCTCATTTTATCTAAAACCGAAACTTCGCCTGTCCTTAGGGTTGCAAAGACCCCTCAAGGCCCTACTCTTACATTTAAAATAGATGAATATTCATTGGCTGTTGATATATCCCAATCTCAATTGCGCCCTCGTTGCCCTCAGGATCTTTTCAAGAATCCTCCTTTG ATTGTTCTGTCTGGTTTTGCGGCAGCAGATGAACAATTAAGGCTCACGACTACGATGTTCAAGAACATCTTTCCGGATATTGATATCAACACT GTTAAACTTTCTTCTTGCCAGAGGATTGTGTTGCTTAACTACAATAAAGACACGAAGCTTATTGATTTTCGACATTATTCTATCAGACTACAGCCTGTTGGTGTCTCGCGTAGAATTCGAAAATTCGTGCAGAACCATCAAGTGCCTGATCTTCGGAATCTTCAAGATGTGAGCGACTTCGTCACTAA AGCGGGTTATGGATCAGAAAGCGAAGCTGATGAGGAAGCTGCAACAGTTACTCTGACTAGCGATCTTAGTCGAGTTAATCGTGCCTCTACAAAAAGCGCGGTTAAGCTTCAAGAAATTGGACCTAGAATGACTCTCCAACTCACCAAAATTGAGGGTGGATTATGTGCTGGTGAAGTTATGTTCAGTGAATATG GCAATGGTGGCAATAAGAAAAAGCCAGGCAATGAGGAGGGTAATGAAAAGGAAGACGGTGAGAATGATGGCCAAATGGAGGATAGcgatgaagatgatgaagcAGATAACGAGGAAGATATGGAAGAAGGTGAAGAAGATTAG